One part of the Marinobacterium rhizophilum genome encodes these proteins:
- the dctP gene encoding TRAP transporter substrate-binding protein DctP: MKIMTKSRRFISVIALLCFGLFGGIATAAQTVKINFAGMFAPDHPVTQAQQAFKQEVEEATDGRVEVRVFPANQLGDYTQVFEELRRGTIDMGLITIPSQFDTRLEIMYLHYLAMNYDEVRKTYMPGSFLFSTMERLVGDLGVNFMAFEVDGFGGFGLTRLPENVTDPQAAKDILLRVPPMDIFKVAAEDQGFQTVAVPFAELYTSLQTGVADGWSGGSSMLNYLQFRDVIKHFVVANNFIDAYGWLASEKLWDKLSPQDRKIVRETALKYALQSIDEAEENDRAHQQKLEENGINVVKLSDKQLQAWAQQARTVTWPKLRPRLTDELIDGMQAAYATVQAAAE; encoded by the coding sequence ATGAAAATAATGACAAAATCTCGCCGTTTTATTTCGGTTATTGCGCTGCTTTGCTTTGGGTTGTTTGGTGGCATTGCAACGGCAGCACAAACGGTGAAAATAAATTTTGCCGGCATGTTCGCGCCGGATCACCCGGTCACCCAGGCGCAGCAAGCCTTCAAGCAAGAGGTGGAAGAGGCGACCGACGGGCGCGTCGAGGTCCGCGTTTTTCCCGCCAACCAATTGGGCGACTATACCCAGGTATTCGAGGAGTTGCGGCGCGGTACCATTGATATGGGGTTGATCACGATTCCCAGCCAGTTCGATACCCGACTGGAGATCATGTATCTGCATTATCTGGCGATGAACTACGACGAAGTCCGCAAGACTTATATGCCGGGCTCGTTCCTGTTTTCGACGATGGAGCGGCTGGTCGGCGACCTCGGCGTCAACTTCATGGCCTTTGAAGTCGACGGTTTCGGCGGCTTCGGCCTGACCAGGCTGCCCGAGAACGTCACGGATCCACAGGCCGCGAAGGACATACTGCTGCGGGTGCCGCCGATGGATATCTTCAAGGTGGCGGCCGAGGACCAGGGTTTCCAGACCGTGGCCGTTCCTTTCGCCGAACTCTATACCTCGTTGCAGACTGGGGTTGCCGACGGCTGGAGCGGCGGTTCGTCGATGCTCAACTATCTGCAGTTCCGCGATGTGATCAAGCATTTCGTCGTCGCCAATAACTTCATCGATGCCTACGGCTGGCTGGCCAGCGAGAAACTCTGGGACAAGCTTTCACCGCAGGATCGCAAGATCGTCCGGGAGACGGCGCTGAAATATGCACTGCAGAGCATCGACGAGGCTGAGGAAAACGATCGTGCCCATCAGCAGAAGCTGGAGGAAAACGGCATCAATGTCGTGAAGCTCTCGGACAAGCAACTGCAGGCCTGGGCGCAGCAGGCACGGACTGTCACCTGGCCGAAGCTGAGACCCCGCCTGACGGATGAGCTGATCGACGGCATGCAGGCCGCCTACGCCACTGTGCAGGCTGCGGCCGAATAA
- the purU gene encoding formyltetrahydrofolate deformylase, with amino-acid sequence MSTKKYVLTLACDDRKGVIAAVGGSIAEQGGNIVESGQYVDPDNNRFFMRVCFQIAPAVTLSDLQTRFEPVASRYDMEWHFHDLDVKPRVMIMVSQLGHCLNDLLYRNSIRQLPMELVSIVSNHESYRRRAEHEGVDFHYMPITVETKLEQEAKLVDLVEEQQIDLVILARYMQVLSDELCRTLSGKVINIHHSFLPSFKGARPYHQAHKRGVKLIGATAHYVTADLDEGPIIEQGVQRVDHAACADSMVAIGRDTECQVLAKAVKLHLEHRILLNEDRTVIFH; translated from the coding sequence ATGAGTACTAAAAAATATGTCCTAACGCTCGCTTGCGATGACAGAAAAGGTGTGATTGCCGCCGTAGGAGGGTCGATAGCAGAGCAGGGCGGCAATATTGTCGAGAGCGGTCAGTACGTCGACCCGGACAATAACCGCTTTTTCATGCGCGTCTGTTTTCAGATCGCTCCGGCGGTGACGCTGAGCGACCTGCAAACGCGTTTCGAGCCCGTCGCCAGCCGCTACGATATGGAATGGCATTTCCATGACCTGGACGTCAAGCCGCGGGTGATGATCATGGTGTCGCAGCTGGGTCACTGCCTTAATGACCTGTTGTATCGCAACAGCATCCGGCAGTTGCCGATGGAACTGGTCTCGATCGTTTCCAACCATGAAAGCTACCGGCGCCGGGCCGAGCATGAAGGGGTGGATTTCCACTATATGCCGATCACCGTCGAGACCAAGCTCGAGCAGGAAGCAAAGCTTGTCGATCTGGTCGAGGAGCAGCAGATCGATCTGGTGATACTGGCGCGCTACATGCAGGTGTTGTCCGATGAACTCTGTCGGACACTGTCCGGCAAGGTCATCAATATTCACCACTCCTTCCTGCCGAGCTTCAAGGGCGCGCGTCCCTATCACCAGGCGCACAAACGTGGCGTAAAACTGATCGGCGCCACCGCGCATTATGTGACGGCGGACCTGGATGAAGGCCCGATTATCGAGCAGGGCGTTCAGCGGGTAGATCATGCCGCTTGCGCGGATAGCATGGTGGCCATCGGGCGCGACACTGAATGTCAGGTACTGGCCAAGGCCGTCAAACTTCACCTCGAACACAGGATCCTGCTGAATGAAGACCGAACTGTCATTTTTCACTGA
- a CDS encoding FAD/NAD(P)-binding protein: MKDPWLPQPAVVIDKVMETADVATLALKLVDPVAHARFHFECGQFNMLYLYGLGEVPISIMDMQQGLVLHTIRAVGRISRKLVALEPGASLGLRGPFGNSWPIEQARGRDLVFITAGLGCAPVIAAIRRAIATRPAYRRLVIMQGVKHRDDLLWQEQYERWREVPDCQVLLSASEEKQAHFAWSLGMVTGLIEKAEFDVNNCTVMMCGPEPMIRASMRGLAEAGVGLENCYVSLERNMQCAIGLCGHCQMGTPFICREGPVFRVPDIQQWFLLEGY; encoded by the coding sequence ATGAAGGATCCCTGGTTGCCGCAGCCGGCGGTGGTAATCGACAAGGTGATGGAGACTGCCGACGTCGCGACGCTGGCGCTCAAGCTGGTCGACCCTGTCGCACACGCGCGTTTTCACTTCGAGTGCGGCCAGTTCAACATGCTCTATCTCTATGGTCTTGGGGAGGTGCCGATCTCCATCATGGACATGCAGCAGGGGCTGGTGCTGCACACCATCCGTGCGGTGGGGCGTATCAGCCGCAAGCTGGTCGCCCTGGAGCCGGGTGCAAGCCTGGGGCTGCGCGGCCCTTTTGGCAACAGCTGGCCGATCGAGCAGGCCCGCGGGCGGGATCTGGTGTTTATCACGGCAGGGCTGGGGTGCGCACCGGTGATCGCCGCGATCCGGCGGGCCATCGCCACGCGGCCGGCCTACCGTCGCCTGGTGATCATGCAGGGCGTAAAGCATCGGGATGATCTGCTGTGGCAGGAGCAGTACGAACGCTGGCGCGAGGTGCCGGACTGCCAGGTGCTGCTGTCGGCCAGTGAAGAGAAACAGGCGCACTTTGCATGGTCGCTCGGCATGGTGACGGGCCTGATCGAAAAGGCCGAGTTTGATGTCAACAACTGCACCGTGATGATGTGTGGGCCAGAACCCATGATCCGTGCGTCCATGCGTGGCCTGGCCGAGGCCGGAGTCGGACTGGAAAACTGCTATGTCAGTCTGGAGAGGAACATGCAGTGTGCCATTGGCCTCTGTGGTCACTGCCAGATGGGCACACCTTTTATCTGCCGCGAGGGGCCGGTTTTTCGGGTACCGGATATTCAGCAATGGTTTCTGCTGGAGGGCTACTAG
- a CDS encoding sulfhydrogenase subunit delta — MAKASVAVHKLTSCSGCQSVILNMGENLLRLIELVDIRHFIEAGVNDPEAQVDIAFVEGSISTHEDEARIQRVREQSRFVVAIGACACSGGVQALRNVKDSALWAGAVYADPGYLDSLADSRPVAELIKVDLELWGCPISERQLIAAIRALLYGVAPVLPTEKVCQECKRAGQVCVLVSQASPCMGPVTRAGCGALCPSFGAPCYTCFGPSEQPNCDALGERLVGLGIPAHEVAERFVSISAGVKPFQRAWARWRIPVKELEP, encoded by the coding sequence ATGGCAAAGGCCAGCGTTGCGGTGCACAAGCTGACCTCCTGTTCGGGCTGCCAGTCGGTGATCCTGAACATGGGGGAAAATCTGCTCAGGCTGATTGAGCTGGTGGATATCCGGCACTTTATCGAAGCGGGGGTGAATGACCCCGAGGCCCAGGTCGATATCGCCTTCGTCGAGGGCAGCATCAGTACGCATGAGGATGAAGCCAGGATCCAGCGGGTGCGCGAACAGTCGCGCTTCGTGGTCGCAATAGGTGCCTGCGCCTGCAGCGGCGGGGTACAGGCGCTGCGCAATGTCAAAGACTCGGCGCTCTGGGCCGGCGCCGTTTATGCCGACCCCGGGTATCTTGATTCCCTGGCCGACTCAAGACCGGTGGCTGAACTGATCAAGGTGGATCTTGAACTCTGGGGCTGCCCCATCAGCGAACGTCAGCTGATCGCCGCGATTCGGGCCCTGTTGTATGGGGTTGCACCGGTGCTGCCGACCGAGAAAGTCTGTCAGGAATGCAAGCGCGCAGGCCAGGTCTGTGTGCTGGTCAGCCAGGCATCACCCTGCATGGGGCCGGTGACGCGTGCTGGCTGCGGTGCTCTGTGCCCGTCTTTCGGAGCCCCCTGTTATACCTGCTTCGGGCCTTCGGAACAGCCCAACTGCGATGCCCTGGGCGAACGCCTGGTCGGCCTGGGCATTCCCGCCCACGAGGTGGCCGAGCGCTTCGTGTCCATCAGTGCCGGCGTGAAACCCTTTCAGCGTGCATGGGCACGCTGGCGTATTCCCGTTAAAGAGCTGGAGCCATGA
- a CDS encoding DUF2726 domain-containing protein, which translates to MQWFNWPIVAAVVVLVIVVWGIRYRRNAALDGATMAYELGECLLTDDQIHFLEVLEQAVGADHRVLLRVPLADVITVDDSLHGRALETALARLHGRQFNFLVCTQAALEPVCAVELDEPSPRRTKLPRRDLQLDAICEQAGLPLLRIASQLSYQVADIGLQFDALFEPPVSTRDAWEPELDSLMSGLSLSARPDSMATDALGDAGAAAMECPRCAAPMVLQRAPRGATPDKAFWACSLAPSCRQRMPLQRERSQEPLSQRLEGLVP; encoded by the coding sequence ATGCAGTGGTTTAACTGGCCCATAGTGGCGGCTGTGGTCGTGCTGGTCATTGTTGTATGGGGTATCAGGTATCGCCGCAACGCTGCTCTGGACGGCGCAACGATGGCTTATGAGCTGGGCGAATGCCTGCTTACGGATGATCAGATTCATTTCCTGGAAGTACTGGAACAGGCCGTGGGCGCCGATCATCGGGTGTTGTTGCGGGTGCCGCTGGCCGATGTGATTACGGTGGATGATTCATTGCACGGCCGTGCTCTGGAAACAGCTCTGGCCCGGCTCCATGGACGGCAATTCAACTTCCTGGTCTGTACTCAGGCCGCGCTGGAGCCGGTCTGTGCGGTGGAGCTGGATGAGCCCTCGCCGCGGCGTACAAAGCTGCCACGCCGGGATCTGCAGCTGGACGCCATCTGCGAGCAGGCGGGCCTGCCACTGCTGCGGATTGCGTCACAGCTGAGCTACCAGGTGGCGGATATCGGCCTGCAGTTCGACGCGCTGTTCGAGCCGCCGGTATCGACGCGGGATGCCTGGGAACCGGAGCTTGATTCGCTCATGTCAGGGCTGTCGCTGTCGGCGCGCCCGGATAGCATGGCGACGGATGCGTTGGGTGATGCCGGGGCAGCGGCCATGGAATGCCCGCGTTGTGCCGCGCCCATGGTGCTGCAGCGTGCCCCCAGGGGAGCGACACCCGACAAGGCCTTTTGGGCCTGCAGCCTTGCGCCGAGCTGTCGTCAGCGCATGCCACTGCAGCGCGAACGCAGCCAGGAGCCACTGAGTCAGCGCCTGGAAGGCCTGGTGCCCTGA
- a CDS encoding TRAP transporter small permease, giving the protein MGFLRKVDRALLRLQRFLAIAGGVFIVLGVSCGALFRYVLDSSFHGLDELMVIAAFWMYFMGASCASYEKKHITAEAFSVYCTNALLRKLVAFTAAAITFGLSALYTVWGWDFLRWSLEAGGETTRLQIPLAVGQSAVFIGFTLMTWYFFVDLLSQSKSLFLPAKPLLKTEKTQSDLSPGC; this is encoded by the coding sequence ATGGGATTTCTCAGAAAAGTCGATCGGGCACTACTGCGTCTGCAGCGTTTTCTGGCTATTGCGGGCGGGGTTTTTATCGTCCTGGGGGTCAGTTGCGGCGCTTTGTTTCGCTACGTGCTGGACAGCAGTTTTCATGGCCTTGATGAGTTGATGGTCATTGCCGCTTTCTGGATGTACTTCATGGGCGCATCCTGCGCGAGCTACGAAAAGAAGCATATCACCGCAGAAGCGTTCTCCGTTTACTGCACCAACGCGCTGTTGCGCAAACTGGTGGCCTTTACGGCGGCGGCCATTACCTTCGGCTTGTCTGCGCTCTATACCGTTTGGGGTTGGGACTTTCTGCGTTGGAGCCTCGAAGCCGGCGGTGAAACCACCCGCCTGCAGATACCGCTGGCAGTCGGGCAGAGCGCCGTTTTTATTGGGTTTACGCTGATGACCTGGTATTTTTTCGTCGACCTGCTCAGCCAGTCGAAAAGCCTTTTCTTGCCCGCCAAACCGCTTCTCAAGACGGAAAAAACTCAATCGGATTTGTCTCCAGGTTGTTAA
- a CDS encoding ornithine cyclodeaminase family protein — translation MTLDRIQIQNHLDIGRQMLYLTKQEVINIGLTPEDILGLTREALIEHGHKRFEMPAKIGVHPYDDVFYHAMPAYVPSKKAVGMKWIECYPRNPKEHDLPQTTGLLVVNDVDTGAPVALMDSTWITAVRTPAVTVLAAAALHPDAETFGMFGCGVQGIEHVKYIVHTLKKLKKIYIYDINEASMDNLIREVQPLIDVEIVKGRSAEEVTKSCEVLCSATIILKDRLSVVKDEWVSRGQTILPCDLNTFWAPETSRRADKYIVDSIEEHELFAGMGYFPEGLPSIYAETGEILAGIKPGRSHSDELIVNSNIGMAVCDIVVGKEIFDRAILANAGTRLGL, via the coding sequence ATGACCCTGGACAGAATCCAGATCCAGAATCACCTCGATATCGGCAGGCAGATGCTTTATCTGACCAAGCAGGAGGTCATCAATATCGGTCTGACACCCGAAGACATTCTCGGGCTGACACGTGAAGCCCTGATCGAGCATGGCCACAAACGCTTCGAGATGCCGGCAAAAATCGGCGTTCACCCCTACGACGATGTTTTTTACCACGCGATGCCGGCTTATGTGCCGTCAAAGAAGGCCGTGGGCATGAAATGGATCGAGTGCTATCCGCGCAACCCGAAGGAGCATGATCTGCCGCAGACCACCGGATTGCTGGTGGTCAATGATGTCGACACCGGCGCCCCCGTTGCACTGATGGACTCGACCTGGATTACCGCCGTCCGCACGCCCGCAGTGACGGTCCTGGCCGCCGCAGCCTTGCATCCGGATGCCGAAACATTCGGTATGTTCGGCTGCGGCGTTCAGGGTATCGAGCACGTGAAGTACATCGTTCACACGCTGAAGAAGCTGAAGAAAATCTATATCTACGATATCAATGAAGCATCGATGGACAACCTCATCCGCGAGGTTCAGCCACTGATTGATGTTGAGATCGTGAAAGGACGTTCTGCAGAGGAGGTCACCAAGAGCTGCGAGGTGCTCTGTTCGGCCACCATCATTCTCAAGGACCGCCTGTCGGTGGTGAAGGACGAGTGGGTGTCCAGGGGACAGACAATACTGCCCTGCGACCTTAATACATTCTGGGCACCGGAAACCTCCAGGCGCGCCGACAAATACATCGTCGACAGCATTGAGGAACACGAACTCTTTGCCGGTATGGGTTATTTCCCCGAAGGCCTTCCAAGCATCTATGCCGAAACCGGCGAGATTCTCGCCGGCATCAAGCCGGGACGCAGCCATAGCGACGAGCTGATCGTCAACAGCAACATCGGCATGGCCGTCTGCGATATCGTTGTCGGCAAGGAGATCTTCGATCGCGCGATTCTGGCCAACGCCGGTACCCGCCTGGGTCTCTGA
- a CDS encoding Ni/Fe hydrogenase subunit alpha, which yields MTDPRNIRLRVPVITRLEGEGALELYCRGDVLERAVLRIFEPPRFFEKFLEGKHYSEQPSIASRICGICPIAYQMTGVRAIENALGLAPGAWISRMRRMLQCGEWLQSHALHIHFLAVPDFLGFAHMMDLAKAHPDAVRRGLRLQALGNDLISLSGARSVHPVGLKVGGFHRAPAPEEVALLQPRLRQAEQDAEALVRWTASLALPESHQLFTSVALHHDTDYAMNEGRVRSSAGLDITATQYQQHFCEHQEPHTTALYSLLDGEPYLVGPLARMNLNFDQLPQPVRDLATDCGIRFPSDNIYHSIQARALECYFTILEAGRLLTDYEVQPAAVADVPRDSWGAHCTEAPRGLIYHHYRLDNEGFIREACIIPPTSQNQARIEADLYQGLTQFGLEHSDQELQFFAERLIRNYDPCISCSVHFLDLRVHRSTDG from the coding sequence ATGACAGACCCACGCAATATACGGCTGCGGGTGCCCGTGATTACCCGTCTGGAAGGTGAGGGGGCGCTGGAACTGTATTGCCGTGGTGATGTGCTGGAGCGGGCGGTGCTGCGAATTTTCGAGCCGCCACGCTTTTTCGAGAAGTTTCTGGAGGGCAAACATTACAGCGAGCAGCCGAGTATCGCGTCGCGTATCTGCGGCATCTGCCCGATCGCCTATCAGATGACCGGTGTGCGGGCGATCGAGAATGCGCTGGGTCTTGCTCCGGGGGCCTGGATCAGCCGCATGCGCCGCATGCTGCAGTGTGGCGAGTGGCTGCAGAGTCACGCCCTGCATATTCACTTTCTGGCGGTACCGGATTTTCTGGGCTTTGCGCACATGATGGACCTGGCCAAGGCGCATCCCGATGCGGTGCGCCGCGGGTTGCGGCTGCAGGCGCTGGGCAATGATCTGATCAGCCTCAGTGGTGCCCGTTCGGTGCATCCTGTGGGGCTCAAGGTAGGTGGTTTTCACCGTGCGCCGGCGCCAGAAGAGGTGGCGCTGTTGCAACCGCGCTTGCGCCAGGCAGAGCAGGATGCCGAGGCGCTGGTGCGCTGGACGGCGAGCTTGGCGCTGCCAGAAAGTCACCAGCTGTTTACCAGTGTCGCGCTGCACCACGACACCGATTACGCCATGAATGAGGGGCGGGTGCGCAGCAGTGCTGGGCTGGATATAACTGCCACGCAGTATCAGCAGCATTTTTGTGAGCACCAGGAGCCGCACACCACCGCGCTTTACTCCTTGCTGGATGGAGAACCCTACCTGGTGGGACCGCTGGCGCGCATGAATCTTAATTTTGACCAGCTGCCGCAACCGGTGCGTGACCTGGCGACAGACTGCGGTATCCGTTTTCCCAGTGACAATATCTACCACAGTATCCAGGCGCGGGCGCTGGAGTGCTATTTCACCATTCTTGAAGCCGGGCGACTGCTGACAGACTATGAGGTCCAGCCTGCTGCGGTGGCCGATGTTCCCAGGGACAGCTGGGGCGCCCATTGCACCGAAGCACCACGGGGGCTGATCTACCATCACTACCGACTGGATAACGAAGGCTTCATCCGCGAGGCCTGCATTATCCCGCCCACCAGCCAGAACCAGGCGCGCATCGAGGCGGATCTGTACCAGGGCCTGACGCAGTTCGGGCTTGAACACAGTGATCAGGAACTGCAGTTCTTTGCCGAACGGCTGATCCGTAACTATGACCCCTGCATCTCCTGTTCGGTGCACTTTCTGGATTTGCGCGTCCACCGTTCAACTGACGGGTGA
- a CDS encoding two-component system sensor histidine kinase NtrB, with product MKKYLFLTLLLLQSQLAHADLISLFKDADGKTNWQYVANWSSGILIILLSIAAINMFVIWRRVQKSNRALKAIRNNLEQRVLERTATLDESNRLLRESNQLLEQEVQQHVITSGLLKSSESYIRNILSSMPLMLIGLNRQGQITQWNSKAEEVSGISAADALDKNLWDLYPSITVSPRQISQAMDNNETLTFKQSQPGTYHFDITVYPLQDHSESGVVILVDDVTKRVLAENMLIHHDKMSSMGELASTMAHDINKPLQAILFDLSSFQSLLHQGKGTEEGVGRELDKFGSLLADASEKGQHVESIINNLLSFARGRTEVSQLAHLPDIMDHTLELAKDVLSAPSQLRFRDIRIDRQYEADLPMVSCYVTELQQVFLSLFRHACNALGQVDTADHEPCIRIELSTEYESFWIRIHHNGVALSGDEQMHLFEPYFSDPSADQALDAGKRLSFSYFVITEQHQGHMAVTSDAESGTSFHIELKLS from the coding sequence ATGAAAAAATACTTATTCTTGACGCTGTTATTGCTGCAAAGCCAGCTTGCCCACGCCGATCTGATTTCGCTGTTCAAAGACGCCGACGGCAAGACCAACTGGCAATATGTCGCCAACTGGTCGAGCGGCATTCTGATTATTCTGCTGTCTATCGCGGCAATCAATATGTTCGTTATCTGGCGCCGGGTGCAAAAGTCCAACCGGGCTCTCAAGGCCATTCGCAACAACCTTGAACAGCGGGTGCTGGAACGTACCGCCACGCTGGACGAGTCCAACCGCCTGCTCAGGGAATCCAATCAGCTGCTGGAGCAGGAAGTGCAGCAGCATGTGATTACCTCCGGCCTGCTGAAGTCCTCGGAATCCTATATTCGCAATATTCTCAGCTCCATGCCGCTGATGCTGATTGGCCTGAACCGGCAGGGTCAGATCACGCAGTGGAACAGCAAGGCCGAGGAAGTCTCTGGTATTAGCGCCGCCGATGCACTGGATAAAAACCTCTGGGATCTGTATCCATCCATCACCGTATCACCACGCCAGATCAGCCAGGCGATGGACAATAACGAAACCCTCACCTTCAAGCAGAGCCAGCCCGGCACCTACCATTTCGATATCACCGTTTACCCGCTGCAGGACCACAGCGAGAGCGGTGTGGTTATCCTGGTGGATGATGTCACCAAGCGGGTGCTGGCGGAAAACATGCTGATCCATCACGACAAGATGTCCTCCATGGGCGAGCTGGCCTCTACCATGGCCCACGATATCAACAAGCCGTTGCAGGCCATTCTGTTCGACCTGAGCAGTTTTCAGAGTCTGCTGCATCAGGGTAAGGGGACAGAAGAGGGGGTTGGGCGCGAGCTGGACAAGTTCGGCAGCTTGCTGGCGGATGCGTCGGAAAAAGGCCAGCACGTCGAATCCATTATCAATAACCTGCTGTCATTTGCCCGCGGCCGTACCGAAGTCAGCCAGCTGGCGCATCTGCCGGACATCATGGACCATACGCTGGAGCTTGCGAAGGACGTGCTGAGTGCGCCGTCGCAGCTGCGTTTTCGGGATATCCGCATCGACCGGCAGTACGAGGCCGATCTGCCGATGGTGTCCTGTTATGTGACCGAGTTGCAGCAGGTCTTTCTGAGCCTGTTCCGCCACGCCTGTAATGCCCTGGGTCAGGTGGATACGGCGGACCATGAACCCTGTATTCGCATTGAGCTGAGCACCGAGTACGAGTCGTTCTGGATTCGCATTCATCACAACGGTGTGGCCCTGAGCGGTGATGAGCAGATGCACCTGTTCGAGCCCTACTTCAGCGACCCCTCTGCGGATCAGGCCCTCGATGCAGGCAAGCGACTGTCGTTCTCCTACTTTGTTATCACCGAACAGCACCAGGGTCATATGGCCGTGACCTCGGATGCCGAATCCGGCACCAGCTTCCATATCGAACTCAAGCTGTCATAG
- a CDS encoding bifunctional 5,10-methylenetetrahydrofolate dehydrogenase/5,10-methenyltetrahydrofolate cyclohydrolase, with protein MKTELSFFTEPCVRVIDGRAAADYLLVSIGHRVQQAGLTPGLAVILVGSDPASSVYVRNKGRCAQACGFLSRQYDLPETTAESELIELIERLNVDPDIHGILVQLPLPRQIDPHRVIQAIEPAKDVDGFHYRNVGLLAAGNPGEALVPCTPLGCLHLIRQQLGDSLSGRHAVVIGRSNIVGKPMANLLLQADCTVTVLHSRSQDPEKLCRQADIVVAAVGIPGLVKSSWIKPGAVVIDVGINRLEQADGTARLVGDVDFDDVYPVASAITPVPGGVGPMTIAMLMQNTLESAMRLNGKR; from the coding sequence ATGAAGACCGAACTGTCATTTTTCACTGAGCCCTGCGTCCGGGTCATCGACGGCCGCGCAGCGGCCGATTACCTGCTGGTCTCGATCGGGCACAGGGTGCAGCAGGCGGGCCTAACGCCCGGGCTGGCGGTCATCCTGGTCGGCAGCGATCCGGCGAGCAGTGTCTATGTGCGCAACAAGGGGCGCTGTGCCCAAGCCTGTGGTTTCCTGTCGCGTCAATACGATCTGCCGGAAACGACCGCCGAGTCGGAGCTGATCGAGCTGATCGAACGGCTCAACGTCGACCCGGACATTCACGGCATTCTGGTGCAGCTGCCGCTGCCGCGGCAGATCGACCCGCACCGAGTGATTCAGGCGATCGAGCCGGCCAAGGACGTCGACGGCTTCCACTACCGCAACGTCGGCCTGCTGGCGGCCGGCAATCCTGGGGAAGCCCTGGTGCCCTGCACGCCGCTCGGCTGCCTGCATCTGATACGGCAGCAGCTGGGCGACAGTCTGAGCGGCAGGCACGCGGTGGTGATCGGGCGCTCCAATATCGTTGGCAAACCCATGGCCAACCTGTTGCTGCAGGCCGACTGCACGGTGACGGTACTGCACAGTCGCAGCCAGGATCCTGAAAAACTCTGCCGGCAGGCGGATATCGTGGTCGCGGCGGTCGGGATTCCGGGGCTGGTGAAATCAAGCTGGATCAAGCCCGGTGCCGTCGTCATCGATGTCGGCATCAACCGGCTCGAGCAGGCGGATGGCACAGCCAGGCTGGTCGGTGATGTCGACTTCGATGACGTCTATCCCGTTGCCTCGGCCATCACCCCGGTACCCGGCGGTGTAGGGCCCATGACAATCGCGATGCTGATGCAGAACACTCTGGAGTCGGCAATGCGACTCAACGGCAAGCGATAG